From Deinococcus taeanensis, one genomic window encodes:
- a CDS encoding aminotransferase class III-fold pyridoxal phosphate-dependent enzyme, with the protein MPEAHPDSPQIIQDNRDYTLFSWSAQAQTNPIHMVGGKGSHFFDGDGHAWLDFSSQLININVGHQHPKVLQAIKDQVDTMCFAGPSFATDVRAELGRKLAQVTGLAKSFFTLGGSEANENAMKMAKLYTGRDKIITRYRSYHGATMGSMSASGDPRRWPVEPGIPGIVRVFDPYMYRPPMGGSAEAWEDGCITHIEEVIQMEGPHTIAAMLVEGITGSNGLLIPPDSYYPRLRALLDKYGILMIDDEVMSGFGRTGKWLATQHYGVTPDIVTCAKGLTSGYMPLGAVIVSEPIAKYFETHFLAGGLTYSGHPVSLAAAIANLKVYEEERLFERTLELGAHLGRRLEAMKQKYACVGDVRYIGLFSVLELVRDKRTKEPLAPFNGTSPEMARLAAHLKSRFVYAYSRFNFLWVCPPLVVTQEELDHGLDVYEEALALVDEMIGAPVAAD; encoded by the coding sequence ATGCCCGAAGCGCACCCGGACTCACCGCAGATCATTCAGGACAACCGCGACTACACCCTGTTCTCGTGGAGCGCGCAGGCGCAGACCAACCCCATCCACATGGTGGGCGGGAAGGGCAGTCACTTTTTCGACGGGGACGGTCACGCCTGGCTGGATTTTTCCAGTCAGCTGATCAACATCAATGTGGGTCACCAGCACCCGAAGGTCCTGCAGGCCATCAAGGATCAGGTGGACACCATGTGCTTCGCCGGTCCGAGCTTCGCCACGGATGTCCGCGCCGAGCTGGGCCGGAAGCTGGCGCAGGTCACCGGGCTTGCCAAGAGCTTCTTCACGCTGGGCGGCAGCGAAGCGAACGAGAACGCCATGAAGATGGCGAAGCTGTACACCGGGCGTGACAAGATCATCACCCGCTACCGCTCGTACCACGGCGCCACCATGGGCAGCATGAGCGCCAGTGGCGACCCGCGCCGCTGGCCGGTGGAGCCCGGCATCCCCGGCATCGTGCGGGTGTTCGACCCGTACATGTACCGCCCGCCCATGGGCGGCAGCGCCGAAGCGTGGGAGGACGGCTGCATCACCCACATTGAGGAAGTGATTCAGATGGAGGGGCCGCACACCATCGCCGCGATGCTCGTGGAGGGCATCACCGGCAGCAACGGCCTCCTGATTCCTCCGGACAGCTACTACCCCCGGCTGCGCGCCCTGCTGGACAAGTACGGCATCCTGATGATCGATGACGAGGTCATGAGCGGCTTCGGGCGCACCGGCAAATGGCTCGCCACGCAGCATTACGGCGTCACTCCGGACATCGTCACCTGCGCCAAGGGCCTCACGAGCGGTTACATGCCGCTGGGCGCCGTGATCGTCAGCGAACCCATTGCCAAGTACTTCGAAACGCACTTCCTGGCCGGCGGGCTGACGTACAGCGGCCACCCGGTGTCCCTGGCGGCCGCCATCGCCAACCTGAAGGTGTACGAGGAGGAGCGCCTCTTCGAGCGCACCCTGGAACTCGGCGCGCATCTGGGCCGGCGCCTGGAAGCCATGAAACAGAAGTACGCCTGCGTGGGCGACGTGCGGTACATCGGGCTGTTCAGCGTCCTGGAACTTGTCCGTGACAAGCGCACAAAAGAACCGCTGGCGCCGTTCAATGGCACCTCCCCGGAGATGGCGCGCCTCGCGGCCCACCTCAAGAGCCGCTTCGTGTACGCGTACAGCCGCTTCAACTTCCTGTGGGTGTGCCCGCCGCTGGTGGTCACGCAGGAGGAACTCGACCACGGCCTGGACGTGTACGAGGAAGCCCTGGCCCTCGTGGATGAAATGATCGGCGCGCCTGTCGCCGCCGACTGA
- a CDS encoding CoA-acylating methylmalonate-semialdehyde dehydrogenase gives MTNTMTKPAAISHWLNGQVTPGTSGRSSPVYNPATGEVQGLVDLASRAEVNAAVDAASAAARAWRQVPLSRRAEIMFRFRALLDARRDDLARILTREHGKVHADALGEIARGLENVDFACGISTLLKGGYSEGASTGVDVYSIQQPLGVVVGITPFNFPAMVPLWMLANALACGNAFILKPSEKDPSASLFLAALLQEAGLPDGVLTVLHGDREAVDALLEHPDVAAVSFVGSTPVARTIYEKGTAHGKRVQALGGAKNHMLVLPDADVSMAADAAVSAAYGSAGERCMAISVVLAVGDVGDALVDAIAQRLPALKVGPGDQPGNEMGPLITREHRDRVAGYVASAQAQGAAVVVDGRSQTFDGNGFFLGVSLLDQVTPDMDAYRDEIFGPVLCVVRVPTYEEGLKLINGNEFGNGTAIFTRDGGAARQFQFDCQVGMVGVNVPIPVPVAYYSFGGWKASLFGDTHMYGPDGVRFYTRTKVITSRWPDPASSRIDLGFPQNR, from the coding sequence ATGACGAACACCATGACGAAACCCGCCGCGATCAGCCACTGGCTGAACGGTCAGGTCACGCCCGGCACGTCCGGCCGCAGCAGCCCCGTGTACAACCCCGCGACCGGCGAGGTGCAGGGCCTCGTGGATCTCGCCAGCCGCGCGGAGGTGAACGCCGCGGTGGACGCCGCGAGCGCCGCGGCCCGCGCGTGGCGGCAGGTGCCGCTGAGCCGCCGGGCGGAGATCATGTTCCGCTTCCGGGCGCTGCTCGACGCCCGCCGTGACGACCTCGCCCGCATCCTGACCCGGGAACACGGCAAGGTGCACGCCGACGCACTGGGCGAGATTGCGCGCGGGCTGGAGAACGTTGATTTCGCGTGCGGCATCTCGACCCTGCTGAAAGGAGGGTACTCGGAGGGCGCGAGCACCGGCGTGGACGTGTACTCCATCCAACAGCCGCTGGGCGTGGTGGTGGGTATCACGCCCTTTAACTTCCCGGCCATGGTGCCGCTGTGGATGCTTGCCAACGCCCTGGCCTGCGGCAATGCGTTCATCCTGAAACCCAGCGAGAAGGACCCGTCCGCGAGCCTGTTCCTGGCAGCCCTGCTCCAGGAGGCCGGCCTGCCGGACGGGGTCCTGACGGTCCTGCACGGCGACCGGGAAGCTGTGGACGCCCTGCTGGAACACCCGGACGTGGCCGCCGTGAGTTTCGTGGGCAGCACGCCCGTGGCGCGCACCATCTACGAAAAGGGCACCGCGCACGGCAAGCGCGTGCAGGCCCTGGGCGGCGCGAAGAATCACATGCTCGTCCTGCCGGACGCGGACGTGAGCATGGCCGCCGACGCCGCCGTCAGTGCCGCGTACGGCAGTGCCGGTGAACGCTGCATGGCCATCAGCGTGGTACTGGCGGTCGGCGACGTCGGTGACGCCCTGGTGGACGCCATCGCGCAGCGCCTGCCTGCCCTGAAGGTCGGCCCCGGCGACCAGCCCGGCAACGAGATGGGACCCCTGATCACACGCGAGCACCGCGACCGCGTGGCCGGGTACGTCGCGTCCGCGCAGGCGCAGGGCGCGGCGGTGGTCGTGGACGGCCGCAGCCAGACCTTCGACGGCAACGGATTTTTCCTGGGCGTGTCGCTGCTCGACCAGGTCACGCCGGACATGGACGCGTACCGGGACGAAATCTTCGGCCCGGTCCTGTGCGTGGTGCGCGTGCCCACCTACGAGGAGGGCCTGAAGCTCATCAACGGAAACGAGTTCGGGAACGGCACGGCCATCTTCACCCGGGACGGCGGCGCCGCCCGTCAGTTCCAGTTCGACTGCCAGGTGGGCATGGTCGGCGTCAACGTGCCTATTCCCGTGCCGGTCGCCTATTACTCCTTCGGCGGATGGAAGGCCAGCCTGTTTGGCGACACCCACATGTACGGGCCCGACGGCGTGCGCTTCTACACGCGCACGAAGGTGATCACCTCGCGGTGGCCGGACCCCGCCAGCAGCCGGATCGACCTGGGGTTCCCACAGAACCGCTAA
- a CDS encoding ABC transporter substrate-binding protein: MTRPAIALLLSAALFSTAHGRTFAEIKASGTLRIATNAEFKPFTYFEGKTMKGFEYDLGNAIARQMGLKAQWINQPFDSLLIGLNQNRFDLVISSHGITPERLKAVDFTAPHYCSGGLIVTRPGGPKTAAALKGMTVATQVGTTYVAQIEKVAGARNVRVYPNNTDALQALMSGRVDAMVNEKFYGLEALRRSGGRLVQGSMLFQERLGMAVAKGNTGLLGAVNGALRTVQGNGTYAKLSRAYFGQDVRCK, translated from the coding sequence ATGACCCGACCCGCCATTGCCCTGCTGCTCAGCGCCGCGCTGTTCTCCACCGCCCACGGGCGGACCTTCGCGGAAATCAAGGCCAGCGGAACGCTGCGCATCGCCACGAACGCTGAATTCAAGCCGTTTACGTACTTTGAGGGCAAAACCATGAAAGGCTTCGAGTACGACCTGGGGAACGCGATCGCCAGGCAGATGGGTCTCAAGGCCCAGTGGATCAACCAGCCGTTCGACAGCCTGCTGATCGGCCTGAACCAGAACCGCTTCGACCTGGTGATCTCCTCGCATGGCATCACCCCCGAACGCCTCAAGGCCGTGGATTTCACGGCGCCGCATTACTGCAGCGGCGGGCTGATCGTGACGCGCCCCGGCGGGCCGAAAACCGCGGCGGCGCTTAAAGGTATGACGGTGGCGACGCAGGTGGGTACCACGTACGTGGCGCAGATCGAGAAGGTGGCCGGCGCGCGGAACGTGCGGGTGTACCCGAACAACACCGACGCCCTGCAGGCCCTGATGAGCGGCCGGGTTGACGCCATGGTCAACGAGAAGTTCTACGGCCTGGAGGCCCTGCGGCGCTCCGGCGGGCGGCTGGTGCAGGGCAGCATGCTGTTCCAGGAGCGACTCGGCATGGCCGTGGCGAAGGGAAACACGGGCCTGCTGGGCGCCGTGAACGGAGCGCTCCGGACCGTACAGGGGAACGGCACGTACGCCAAGCTCTCCAGGGCGTATTTCGGCCAGGATGTCCGCTGCAAATAA
- the rocD gene encoding ornithine--oxo-acid transaminase, whose translation MTQILDHSGTAHLLRREDALGAHNYKPLDVVIHRAQGAWVWDTDGRRYLDCLSAYSAVNQGHCHPRIIGALTQQAQQVTLTSRAFRNDRLAAFYETVTRLLNFEAVIPMNTGAEAVETAIKLARKWAYQVRGVPRDQAQIIVMDGNFHGRTTTLVSFSSEAQYKEDFGPLTPGFVRVPYGDAAAIEAAITPNTAAVLFEPIQGEAGVIVPPEGFLRAMRDVCDRHGILMIADEIQTGLGRTGRWLACDHEQVRPDVVILGKALGGGVYPVSAVLSSREIMNLFRPGDHGSTFGGNPLAAAVAQASLEVLNDENLPARADELGRYLRGRLHALASPLVKDIRGRGLLIGVELHAAARPYCEALRDLGVLCKETHETTMRLAPPLVTTREDLDWALERIEQVLRG comes from the coding sequence ATGACCCAGATTCTCGACCATTCCGGCACCGCCCACCTTCTCCGCCGCGAGGACGCCCTCGGCGCGCACAACTACAAACCCCTTGACGTCGTGATTCACCGTGCTCAGGGCGCCTGGGTGTGGGACACCGACGGCCGGCGCTATCTGGACTGCCTGTCAGCGTACAGCGCCGTGAACCAGGGCCACTGCCACCCGCGCATCATTGGCGCCCTGACCCAACAGGCCCAGCAGGTGACCCTCACCTCCCGTGCGTTCCGCAACGACCGCCTCGCCGCGTTCTACGAAACAGTCACGCGCCTCCTGAACTTCGAGGCCGTGATACCCATGAACACCGGCGCCGAAGCGGTCGAGACCGCCATCAAACTGGCCCGCAAGTGGGCTTATCAGGTGCGCGGCGTGCCCCGTGACCAGGCGCAGATCATCGTCATGGACGGCAACTTCCATGGCCGCACCACCACCCTGGTCAGTTTCAGCAGCGAAGCGCAGTACAAAGAGGACTTCGGGCCCCTGACCCCCGGCTTCGTCCGCGTTCCGTACGGCGACGCCGCCGCCATCGAGGCCGCCATCACGCCGAACACGGCCGCGGTGCTGTTCGAACCCATTCAGGGTGAGGCGGGCGTGATCGTGCCGCCCGAAGGGTTCCTGCGCGCTATGCGGGACGTGTGTGACCGCCACGGCATCCTGATGATCGCCGACGAGATCCAGACCGGGCTGGGCCGCACGGGCCGCTGGCTGGCCTGCGATCACGAACAGGTCCGGCCGGACGTCGTGATCCTCGGCAAGGCGCTCGGCGGCGGCGTGTACCCCGTGAGCGCTGTGCTGTCCAGCCGCGAGATCATGAACCTGTTCCGCCCCGGCGATCACGGCAGCACCTTCGGCGGCAACCCCCTGGCGGCCGCGGTGGCCCAGGCCAGCCTGGAGGTGCTGAACGACGAGAACCTGCCGGCGCGCGCCGACGAGCTCGGCCGGTACCTGCGCGGGCGCCTGCACGCCCTGGCCAGCCCCCTCGTGAAAGACATTCGCGGGCGGGGCCTGCTGATCGGCGTGGAACTGCACGCAGCGGCCCGCCCGTACTGTGAGGCGCTGCGCGACCTGGGGGTGCTGTGCAAGGAAACGCACGAGACCACCATGCGCCTCGCGCCGCCCCTGGTGACGACCCGCGAGGACCTGGACTGGGCGCTGGAGCGCATCGAGCAGGTGCTGCGCGGCTGA
- a CDS encoding beta-galactosidase: protein MFDIQRFNGVIYGADYNPEQWPREIWAEDARLMQEAGVNLVSLGIFSWALLERTEGNFDFGWLDEIMDLLHAHGVDVNLATATASPPPWFSLQYPDSRPVTADGVRLEVGGRQLYCPSHPALRDGAARLTRALATRYAQHPALKLWHINNEYGCHIDQCYCEHCARRFRAWLERRYGSIDALNGAWGTAFWSQHYITWAEIQPPRRAPTYANPTQQLDWRRFSSDNILELHTMERAILAEITPDVPATTNFLGFLPGLDYFRWAQEEDVVSLDAYPDPGSDLAHLDAGMAFDLTRSLGGGARWILMEQATSAVNWRLRNAPKPPGQMRLLNHLALARGASGIMFFQWRASRAGAEKFHSGLVQHVGQQRSRVWREVTAFGAELRRLTPLLAAGVPARVALMFDWHSWWALNIDSKPAALPLLPLVARWYAALKALGQNVDFVPPHGDLGGYDVVVLPNLYLMADETASALRAFVERGGHLVSGYFTGIVDAQEHIHLGGYGAPISDVLGLWVEEWDVLLPGQTNTVAWAGRDPVTVTDWCDVIHLQGAQAQATFTDRFYAGQPAMTRHTFGQGQAWYVGTELPPSALQGLLGEVLQGAGVPLTVLPAHVDLTVSALPEGAQVLHLLNAHATDPVSLRIPDGGVLFPGGEAAGTTLTLPPYGVTLVQYPQAVTVADVQVL, encoded by the coding sequence ATGTTCGATATTCAGCGGTTTAACGGCGTGATCTACGGAGCGGACTATAACCCGGAGCAGTGGCCGCGGGAGATCTGGGCAGAAGATGCCCGGCTGATGCAGGAGGCCGGCGTGAACCTGGTCTCGCTGGGCATCTTCTCCTGGGCGCTGCTGGAACGCACCGAGGGCAACTTTGACTTCGGGTGGCTGGACGAGATCATGGACCTCCTGCATGCCCACGGCGTGGATGTCAACCTGGCCACCGCCACCGCCTCGCCGCCCCCCTGGTTCTCCCTGCAGTACCCGGACTCCCGGCCGGTGACGGCCGACGGCGTGCGCCTGGAAGTCGGCGGGCGGCAGCTGTACTGCCCCAGCCACCCGGCGCTGCGCGACGGGGCCGCGCGCCTGACCCGCGCCCTCGCCACCCGTTACGCCCAGCACCCGGCCCTGAAACTGTGGCACATCAACAACGAGTACGGCTGCCACATTGACCAGTGCTACTGCGAACACTGCGCCCGGCGTTTCCGCGCGTGGCTGGAACGCCGCTACGGCAGCATTGACGCCCTGAACGGCGCGTGGGGCACCGCATTCTGGAGTCAGCACTACATCACGTGGGCGGAAATTCAGCCGCCGCGCCGCGCCCCCACATACGCCAACCCCACGCAGCAACTCGACTGGCGGCGGTTTTCCAGCGACAACATCCTGGAACTGCACACCATGGAGCGGGCCATCCTCGCGGAAATCACGCCGGACGTGCCCGCCACCACGAATTTCCTGGGATTCCTGCCCGGCCTGGACTACTTCCGCTGGGCGCAGGAGGAGGACGTCGTGTCACTCGACGCCTACCCTGACCCCGGCAGTGACCTCGCGCACCTGGACGCCGGCATGGCGTTCGACCTGACCCGCTCACTGGGCGGCGGGGCACGCTGGATTCTGATGGAACAGGCGACCAGCGCCGTGAACTGGCGCCTGCGCAACGCCCCCAAACCGCCCGGGCAGATGCGGCTGCTCAACCACCTCGCGCTGGCGCGCGGCGCGAGCGGCATCATGTTCTTCCAGTGGCGCGCCTCCCGCGCGGGCGCAGAAAAATTCCACAGCGGCCTCGTGCAGCATGTCGGCCAGCAGCGGTCCCGCGTATGGCGCGAAGTCACCGCTTTCGGCGCGGAACTGCGCCGCCTCACACCTCTGCTGGCCGCGGGCGTACCGGCGCGGGTGGCCCTCATGTTCGATTGGCACAGCTGGTGGGCGCTGAACATCGACAGCAAACCTGCCGCGCTGCCGCTCCTGCCGCTGGTGGCCCGCTGGTACGCCGCGCTGAAGGCCCTCGGGCAGAACGTGGACTTCGTGCCGCCGCACGGTGACCTCGGCGGGTACGACGTGGTGGTCCTCCCCAACCTGTACCTCATGGCGGATGAGACCGCCAGCGCCCTGCGCGCGTTCGTGGAACGCGGCGGGCACCTGGTCAGCGGGTACTTCACCGGCATCGTGGACGCCCAGGAGCACATCCACCTGGGCGGGTACGGCGCGCCCATCAGTGACGTTCTGGGCCTGTGGGTCGAGGAGTGGGACGTGCTGCTGCCAGGTCAGACGAACACGGTGGCCTGGGCCGGCCGTGACCCCGTGACCGTCACGGACTGGTGCGACGTGATTCACCTTCAGGGCGCCCAGGCGCAGGCCACCTTCACCGACCGCTTCTACGCCGGTCAGCCCGCCATGACCCGTCATACCTTCGGGCAGGGGCAGGCGTGGTACGTGGGCACCGAACTGCCCCCGTCCGCCCTGCAGGGCCTGCTCGGGGAGGTCTTGCAGGGGGCGGGCGTGCCCCTGACGGTGCTGCCGGCGCACGTGGACCTCACTGTGTCTGCGCTGCCCGAAGGCGCCCAGGTCCTGCACCTTCTGAACGCCCACGCCACCGACCCCGTGTCGCTCCGCATTCCGGACGGGGGCGTCCTCTTCCCAGGCGGCGAAGCTGCCGGCACGACCCTCACGCTGCCGCCCTACGGCGTGACCCTGGTGCAGTACCCGCAGGCCGTGACCGTGGCGGACGTTCAGGTGCTGTAA
- a CDS encoding NAD-dependent malic enzyme, whose amino-acid sequence MPLTDHYDVRRGEDGHRRLHPLVRGFPLLRFPLLNKGTAFTEDERQALGLDGLLAPQVDTLEALVERQYAEYRQIEDPLERHVFLRNLQDRNEVLFYALLSAHVEEMLPVVYTPTVGLAVQRFSQIYRYPRGLTLSTRNIDRAEQALGNVPLNDVRIIVATDSSAILGIGDQGFGGMAISIGKLSLYTVAGGVGPDKTLPVELDVGTGRADLRDDPAYLGVKHDRLTGEAYLRFMDRFVEATLQRYPKAIIQWEDFSKDAAFEVLRRYRRVVPSFNDDIQGTGAVVLAGVLNACRLKGEALRDQVVVVHGAGAGGAGVAAAIREGMRREGLSAEEIAARVFVLDSRGLLTDDRAMEDYKRALATPSALTAGWTGTDLESVIRHARATVLLGLSGQAGIFSEAVVRAAHANTSRPLVFPLSNPTANTEALPADVLAWTDGQAIVATGSPFDPVTHGGTTHEIGQGNNAFIFPGLGFGAVLARVREITDEMVTAAAYALAGYTQEHHPARTYPPVSELNRASVQVAVAVIRQALADGVATEFSVRGLSDAELLTLVERKFWQPRYLPFQSS is encoded by the coding sequence CTGCCCCTGACCGATCATTACGACGTGCGCCGCGGCGAGGACGGCCACCGGCGCCTGCACCCCCTGGTGCGCGGCTTTCCGCTGCTGCGCTTTCCCCTGCTGAACAAAGGCACCGCGTTCACCGAGGACGAACGCCAGGCGCTGGGCCTTGACGGCCTGCTCGCCCCGCAGGTCGACACGCTCGAGGCGCTGGTGGAGCGCCAGTACGCCGAGTACCGTCAGATTGAGGACCCGCTGGAACGCCACGTGTTCCTGCGCAACCTCCAGGACCGCAACGAGGTGCTGTTCTACGCCCTGCTCTCCGCGCACGTGGAAGAGATGCTGCCCGTGGTGTACACGCCCACGGTGGGGCTCGCCGTGCAGCGCTTCAGTCAGATCTACCGGTACCCGCGCGGCCTGACGCTCAGCACCCGCAACATCGACCGGGCCGAGCAGGCGCTCGGCAACGTTCCACTGAACGACGTGCGGATCATCGTGGCCACCGATTCCAGCGCCATTCTGGGCATCGGGGATCAGGGTTTCGGCGGCATGGCGATCAGCATCGGGAAACTCAGCCTGTACACCGTGGCGGGCGGCGTCGGCCCCGACAAGACCCTGCCTGTGGAACTCGACGTTGGTACCGGCCGCGCTGACCTGCGCGACGACCCCGCCTACCTGGGCGTGAAGCACGACCGCCTGACCGGCGAGGCGTACCTGCGTTTCATGGACCGCTTCGTGGAAGCCACGCTGCAGCGGTACCCGAAGGCCATCATTCAGTGGGAGGATTTCAGCAAGGACGCCGCTTTCGAGGTGTTGCGCCGCTACCGGCGCGTGGTGCCCAGCTTCAACGACGACATTCAGGGCACCGGCGCGGTTGTGCTGGCTGGCGTGCTGAACGCCTGCCGCCTGAAGGGCGAGGCGCTGCGTGACCAGGTGGTCGTGGTGCACGGCGCCGGCGCCGGCGGCGCGGGCGTGGCCGCCGCGATCCGTGAAGGCATGCGCCGCGAAGGGCTGAGCGCCGAGGAGATCGCCGCGCGGGTGTTTGTCCTGGATTCCCGCGGTCTGCTCACCGACGACCGGGCCATGGAGGACTACAAGCGGGCACTGGCCACGCCCAGCGCACTCACGGCCGGCTGGACCGGCACGGACCTGGAAAGTGTCATCCGGCACGCGCGGGCCACGGTGCTGCTGGGCCTCAGCGGTCAGGCCGGCATTTTCAGTGAGGCGGTCGTTCGCGCCGCGCACGCCAACACGTCCCGCCCGCTGGTGTTTCCGCTGAGCAACCCGACCGCGAACACCGAGGCGCTGCCTGCGGACGTGCTGGCCTGGACGGACGGGCAGGCCATCGTGGCGACCGGTAGTCCCTTTGACCCGGTCACGCACGGCGGCACCACCCACGAGATCGGGCAGGGCAACAACGCCTTTATCTTCCCTGGACTGGGGTTTGGGGCGGTGCTGGCCCGCGTGCGTGAAATTACCGATGAGATGGTCACCGCCGCTGCGTACGCCCTGGCCGGGTACACCCAGGAGCACCACCCGGCCCGGACGTACCCGCCCGTGTCGGAACTCAACCGCGCGAGTGTTCAGGTGGCCGTGGCCGTCATCCGGCAGGCCCTCGCAGACGGCGTCGCCACGGAGTTCAGCGTGCGCGGCCTGAGCGACGCGGAACTGCTGACCCTGGTGGAACGCAAGTTCTGGCAGCCGCGGTACCTGCCGTTCCAGAGTTCCTGA
- the allE gene encoding (S)-ureidoglycine aminohydrolase, protein MKHLGVTRSALRESHAVITPETFVRTALAEWPLSAVVLHIAPVIGVGARFVQFTADMPAGAQARESRHGHQRFAFVLSGALSVTVNGETRTLGASDHVFLPAGTAHTLTAREATRVAVFEKAYEPDPDAPGPPVCWGNERENPGAPFEGDDHLIARKLLPDDPRFDFMVSTMSFAPGASLPYPEIHYMEHGLLMLEGEGLYKLQDTYYPVQTGDVIWMGAHCPQWYGALGRTWSKYLLYKDMNRHPLATRVQ, encoded by the coding sequence ATGAAACATCTAGGCGTGACCCGTTCCGCGCTGCGCGAGTCGCACGCGGTCATCACCCCCGAGACCTTCGTGCGCACCGCACTGGCCGAGTGGCCGCTGAGCGCGGTGGTGCTGCACATCGCACCTGTGATCGGCGTGGGCGCGCGTTTCGTGCAGTTCACCGCGGACATGCCGGCCGGCGCCCAGGCGCGCGAATCCCGGCACGGGCACCAGCGCTTTGCCTTTGTGCTGAGCGGTGCGCTCAGCGTCACGGTCAACGGGGAAACACGCACGCTCGGCGCCTCCGACCACGTGTTCCTGCCGGCCGGGACGGCCCACACCCTCACGGCCCGGGAAGCAACGCGGGTGGCAGTGTTCGAAAAGGCCTACGAACCCGACCCGGACGCGCCCGGCCCGCCCGTGTGCTGGGGCAATGAGCGCGAGAATCCAGGCGCGCCGTTCGAGGGCGACGATCACCTGATTGCCCGCAAGCTCCTGCCGGACGACCCGCGCTTTGACTTCATGGTCAGCACCATGAGTTTCGCGCCGGGCGCGTCGCTGCCCTACCCTGAAATTCACTACATGGAGCACGGCCTGCTGATGCTCGAAGGTGAGGGACTGTACAAGCTGCAGGACACGTACTACCCCGTGCAGACCGGGGACGTGATCTGGATGGGCGCCCACTGCCCGCAGTGGTACGGCGCGCTCGGCCGCACCTGGAGCAAGTACCTGCTGTACAAGGACATGAACCGCCACCCGCTCGCCACTAGAGTTCAGTGA
- a CDS encoding allantoinase has translation MALDLLVRGGTLVTPHGPLRADMAVEDGRIVSLALDASTPARAEIDATGLHVFPGVVDAHVHLNEPGRTHWEGFDTGTRALAAGGATSYLDMPLNSSPPVLDGATFRAKRTLGEAKSRLDFGLWGGLTPLNLTELDDLAAAGVIGFKAFMSHSGLDEFPAADDATLFEGMRAARRAGLVVATHAESDTFTRALAQAAQAQGRRGVRDYLQSRPPVTEAEAVSRALLFAEETGAALHLVHLSTARGVALAAEARARGVDVTAETCPHYLHFTGEDVERLGALLKCAPPLRDAATREALWQALKAGQIDTVGSDHSPAPPDLKAGEDFFAIWGGVSGAQSTLNVLLQGGYWARDVPLEVIAAVSALTPARRFGLSGKGALQLGADADFALVRLDETFTLTDLYDRHQGNPYRGQTFRGRVHGTFLRGQAAYRHAPGGAQFNDTLRGRLLKPAPPAHRRPTE, from the coding sequence ATGGCGCTGGATCTGCTGGTGCGCGGCGGCACGCTGGTCACGCCGCACGGCCCGCTGCGTGCGGACATGGCCGTTGAAGACGGCCGGATCGTGAGCCTCGCGCTGGACGCGTCCACTCCGGCGCGCGCGGAGATTGACGCGACAGGCCTGCACGTGTTTCCCGGCGTGGTCGACGCGCACGTGCACCTGAACGAGCCGGGCCGCACCCACTGGGAGGGGTTCGACACGGGCACGCGCGCCCTGGCTGCCGGGGGCGCCACGAGCTACCTGGACATGCCCCTGAACTCCTCGCCGCCCGTGCTGGACGGCGCGACCTTCAGGGCCAAACGCACGCTGGGCGAAGCGAAATCCCGGCTGGATTTTGGCCTGTGGGGCGGCCTGACCCCGCTGAACCTCACGGAACTCGATGACCTGGCCGCCGCCGGCGTCATCGGATTCAAGGCGTTCATGAGCCACAGCGGCCTGGACGAGTTTCCGGCGGCCGACGACGCGACCCTGTTTGAGGGCATGCGCGCCGCCCGGCGCGCCGGGCTGGTCGTGGCGACCCACGCGGAGAGCGACACGTTCACGCGCGCGCTCGCGCAGGCGGCCCAGGCGCAGGGCCGCCGCGGCGTGCGGGACTACCTGCAGTCGCGCCCGCCGGTCACGGAAGCCGAAGCGGTCAGCCGCGCGCTTCTCTTCGCGGAGGAAACGGGCGCGGCGCTTCACCTCGTGCACCTGAGCACCGCGCGTGGCGTGGCCCTGGCCGCCGAGGCCCGGGCGCGCGGCGTGGACGTCACGGCCGAAACCTGCCCGCACTACCTGCACTTCACCGGGGAGGACGTCGAGCGTCTGGGCGCGCTGCTCAAGTGCGCGCCGCCCCTGCGGGACGCCGCAACACGCGAGGCGCTGTGGCAGGCGCTGAAAGCCGGGCAGATCGACACGGTCGGCTCGGACCACTCCCCTGCCCCGCCGGACCTGAAGGCCGGAGAGGACTTCTTCGCCATCTGGGGCGGCGTCAGCGGCGCGCAGTCCACCCTGAACGTCCTGCTTCAGGGCGGGTACTGGGCGCGGGACGTGCCGCTGGAAGTTATCGCGGCGGTCAGCGCCCTGACCCCGGCGCGGCGCTTCGGGCTGAGCGGCAAAGGCGCCCTGCAGCTCGGGGCCGACGCGGACTTTGCCCTGGTGCGCCTGGACGAGACCTTCACGCTGACGGACCTGTACGACCGGCATCAGGGCAACCCGTACCGCGGCCAGACGTTCCGGGGGCGGGTGCACGGCACGTTCCTGCGTGGACAGGCCGCCTACCGGCACGCGCCCGGCGGCGCGCAGTTCAATGACACGCTGCGCGGGCGCCTGCTGAAACCCGCCCCACCGGCCCACAGGAGGCCCACAGAATGA